TCGCCGTCACGAAGAGAACCTCGAAACGAAGGCTATGTACAAAAAAGCAGTGAAGGCAGTCCGCAAGGCAGTTGAAACAAGTGCCAGTAATGTCTCTGAGCTTTTTAGCACAGCACAAAGCGCACTCGACACCGCTGCAAAGCGCAAGACCCTTCACCGCAACAAGGCTGCCCGTCTTAAGAGCCGTCTTGCCAAGAAGCTGAACGCAGAAGGTGCTAGCACCGCTGCCGCCGCTCCTAAGGCTAAAAAGGCCGCTGCACCTAAGAAGGCTGCCG
The sequence above is drawn from the Verrucomicrobiia bacterium genome and encodes:
- the rpsT gene encoding 30S ribosomal protein S20; translated protein: MPVTKSAKRALRVAHRRHEENLETKAMYKKAVKAVRKAVETSASNVSELFSTAQSALDTAAKRKTLHRNKAARLKSRLAKKLNAEGASTAAAAPKAKKAAAPKKAAAKKPAAKKAAAKK